A single genomic interval of Musa acuminata AAA Group cultivar baxijiao chromosome BXJ3-4, Cavendish_Baxijiao_AAA, whole genome shotgun sequence harbors:
- the LOC135636451 gene encoding cytokinin dehydrogenase 5-like — MATDRGKSGDVTRHGSNPLSDTLPEALHTLQQLGLPHNPCAATSGAVLGSSAPSASVPRARLGPARLRPSRPLGPTRAASPRVPAPRPPRARLCPARLRPRRPLGPTCAARWLPVSARGHSHLIKGQTLSPDDVVVQMSRGRIAPHPEPTCSPSTGEYYVDASGGDLQVDVLNWTLVNGGLAPKSWTDYLYLSVGSTLSNAGVSGQAFHHGPQISNVHELDMVTGKGELITCSEEQNSELFHGVLGGLGQFGIIIRARIALETAPHGVRWIRALYSDFAAFTRDQELLVSLHSAHRSERFDYIEGFVIIDVIEDKIFLTI, encoded by the exons ATGGCCACTGATAGGGGTAAAAgtggcgatgtgacacgccatggcagcaaccccctgagcgacacactgcccgaggctctccataccctgcagcagctcggcctcccacacaACCCCTGTG cagcgacttctggggctgttctcggctcctcggccccgagcgcctcggtcccacgcgcgcggctcggccccgcgCGCCTCCGCCCgagtcggcccctcggccccacgcgcgcagccagcccgcgcgtcccggctcctcggcccccacgcgcgcggctctgCCCCGCGCGcctccgcccgcgtcggcccctcggtcccacgtgcGCGGCCCGCTGGTTGCCGGTCTCCGCCAGGGGACACAGCCACTTGATCAAGGGCCAGACGCTCTCGCCGGACGACGTCGTGGTCCAGATGAGTCGCGGCCGGATCGCGCCCCACCCGGAGCCGACGTGCTCGCCGTCCACGGGCGAGTACTATGTCGACGCCTCGGGGGGTGATCTCCAGGTCGATGTGTTGAACTGGACGCTAGTCAACGGCGGCCTCGCGCCCAAGTCGTGGACCGACTACCTCTACTTGTCGGTCGGCAGCACTCTCTCCAACGCCGGCGTAAGCGGGCAAGCCTTTCACCACGGACCTCAGATCAGCAATGTCCACGAGCTCGATATGGTCACAGGCAAGGGTGAGCTGATAACATGCTCAGAAGAGCAGAACTCAGAGCTGTTCCATGGAGTTCTCGGTGGTCTGGGACAGTTTGGGATCATCATCAGAGCCCGGATTGCACTGGAGACAGCTCCTCACGGGGTGAGATGGATTCGAGCACTGTACTCCGACTTCGCGGCCTTCACCAGGGACCAGGAGCTCCTCGTCTCGCTCCACAGCGCCCACCGGAGCGAAAGGTTCGACTACATCGAAGGCTTCGTCATCATTgatgtgatagaagataagattttcctaactatatga